A stretch of the Gemmatimonadaceae bacterium genome encodes the following:
- a CDS encoding VWA domain-containing protein: MRLHAKACGLAAAFSALSLAACSDSTGPNTKPIQSLSVSGVRVNAADFATNGKFDLGLIATAADSSAILDPGVGVTVTLTSLSVGTVSAYTVTRDNTAVSNPQNADTRAAILLDDSGSMSSNDPTKLRASAAELFWKAVLPVRTGNRVALLDFGASATTGFTSSRLLQDFTASDSALTAQKTRIVASGGTPLYESLLEVVNWMVANTTTSQNRVILLMSDGQPNSSARKADAITAAKNANITVHTVGLGPASDLSASSSAGAVAAVRDVAEQTDGVYAAATTADALAPIFNALARATSRGQLISTFRISPIPASGTRISGTVTVTAGGSTGTANWSFVAP, translated from the coding sequence ATGCGCCTGCATGCGAAAGCCTGCGGCCTGGCCGCCGCATTCTCCGCCCTGTCGCTCGCCGCCTGTTCCGACAGCACCGGGCCGAACACCAAGCCGATCCAGAGCCTCTCGGTCTCCGGTGTCCGCGTGAACGCCGCGGACTTCGCCACCAACGGCAAGTTCGACCTGGGCCTGATCGCCACGGCGGCTGACAGCTCCGCCATCCTCGATCCCGGCGTCGGCGTCACCGTCACGCTCACGTCGCTCTCGGTGGGCACGGTGTCCGCCTACACCGTCACGCGCGACAACACCGCCGTCTCGAACCCGCAGAACGCCGACACCCGCGCCGCGATCCTGCTCGATGACTCGGGGTCGATGTCCTCCAACGACCCGACGAAGCTCCGCGCGAGCGCGGCGGAGCTCTTCTGGAAGGCCGTGCTCCCCGTCCGCACCGGCAATCGCGTTGCGCTGCTCGACTTCGGCGCCAGCGCGACCACCGGATTCACCTCGTCGCGGTTGCTGCAGGACTTCACCGCGAGTGACTCGGCGCTCACCGCCCAGAAGACCCGGATCGTCGCCTCGGGCGGCACACCGCTCTACGAGTCGCTGCTCGAGGTGGTGAACTGGATGGTGGCCAACACCACCACGTCGCAGAACCGCGTGATCCTGCTCATGAGCGACGGACAGCCGAACAGCTCCGCCCGGAAGGCCGACGCCATCACCGCCGCCAAGAACGCCAACATCACCGTGCACACGGTGGGCCTTGGCCCCGCCTCCGACCTCTCCGCCTCCAGTTCAGCCGGCGCCGTCGCCGCCGTGCGTGATGTGGCCGAGCAGACCGATGGCGTGTACGCCGCTGCCACCACCGCCGATGCACTGGCGCCGATCTTCAACGCACTCGCCCGCGCCACCAGCCGTGGACAGCTGATCAGCACCTTCCGCATCTCGCCGATCCCCGCCTCGGGCACCCGCATCTCCGGCACCGTCACCGTCACCGCCGGCGGCAGCACGGGCACCGCCAACTGGTCGTTCGTCGCGCCCTGA
- a CDS encoding OmpA family protein: MTSFLDEASSYLTPELIGKAAKAFGVPSDGVQKAIGAALPTVLGSIAGKADQAGFMSDLFHMVTQPAAAGASTDSALGAISAMASGAPSPLVDISKRLLGSLFGGSGDSLGTAIGRMAGAGSAGNGILGTVGALAVSMLGSRVRGGGLNAAGLAGALLGEKDALLKAIPASFAGMLPVKLPGTGATDRKAGPAPVHGYFDGTQMFGFSMAIMGAALLVWYGAQLRKKPVEPVAVAPAVEVPAPAPAPATGLQGLTLPNGTVIQVSPSGIESQMVAFITDSTRAIDKTTWFDFDRLLFETGSAVLVPSSLEQLSNINEILKAFPAVKLKLGGYTDNVGQAAANMKLSADRANTAMAELVKLGVAADRLEAEGYGDTVPVADNSTEEGRAKNRRTAARVTAK; the protein is encoded by the coding sequence ATGACGTCATTCCTCGACGAAGCCAGCAGCTACCTCACCCCTGAACTCATCGGCAAGGCCGCCAAGGCCTTCGGTGTTCCCTCCGATGGGGTGCAGAAGGCGATCGGCGCCGCTCTCCCCACCGTGCTCGGCTCCATCGCCGGCAAGGCGGACCAGGCTGGCTTCATGAGCGACCTGTTCCACATGGTGACGCAGCCCGCCGCGGCCGGCGCCTCCACCGACTCCGCGCTCGGCGCCATCTCCGCCATGGCGAGTGGTGCCCCCTCGCCGCTCGTCGACATCAGCAAGCGGCTCCTCGGCAGCCTCTTCGGTGGCTCCGGTGACTCACTCGGCACCGCCATCGGGCGCATGGCCGGTGCGGGCAGCGCCGGCAACGGCATCCTCGGCACCGTCGGCGCACTCGCCGTCAGCATGCTCGGCAGCCGCGTGCGCGGCGGCGGCCTGAATGCGGCCGGACTCGCCGGCGCCCTGCTCGGCGAGAAGGACGCGCTGCTCAAGGCCATCCCGGCGTCGTTCGCCGGCATGCTCCCCGTGAAGCTGCCCGGCACCGGCGCAACCGACCGCAAGGCCGGCCCGGCCCCCGTGCACGGCTACTTCGACGGCACCCAGATGTTCGGCTTCTCGATGGCCATCATGGGCGCCGCCCTCCTCGTCTGGTACGGCGCGCAGCTCCGCAAGAAGCCCGTGGAGCCCGTCGCGGTCGCACCGGCGGTGGAGGTCCCCGCCCCCGCTCCGGCACCGGCCACCGGCCTCCAGGGACTCACGCTCCCCAACGGCACCGTCATCCAGGTCAGCCCGAGCGGCATCGAGTCCCAGATGGTCGCGTTCATCACCGATTCCACCCGCGCCATCGACAAGACCACCTGGTTCGACTTCGACCGGCTGCTGTTCGAGACCGGCTCCGCCGTGCTCGTGCCCAGCTCACTCGAACAGCTCTCCAACATCAACGAGATCCTGAAGGCCTTCCCGGCCGTGAAGCTCAAGCTCGGCGGCTACACCGACAACGTCGGCCAGGCCGCCGCCAACATGAAGCTCTCGGCCGATCGCGCGAACACCGCGATGGCGGAACTCGTCAAGCTCGGCGTGGCCGCTGACCGCCTCGAGGCCGAAGGCTACGGCGACACCGTGCCGGTGGCCGACAACAGCACCGAGGAAGGCCGCGCGAAGAACCGCCGCACTGCCGCACGCGTGACGGCGAAGTAA
- a CDS encoding photosynthetic reaction center cytochrome c subunit — protein MRTAAVVASLALVAIACSRTKPAGTPTPAPGAAAPTVAAAGAPGAPPRRRVPPNPLQQDTVRRATVDSIMATIAGRENEPAGRVFRNVTVLKDMTAGEFLRTMDTQYGRGLGWTCANCHVVGKFDDDSKKNKRIARQMQVMQDYVNGTSLASVKELDAEYDKATCVMCHRGSSEPKGTMPVPPLPPAPSTPPGT, from the coding sequence ATGCGAACCGCTGCCGTCGTCGCCTCCCTCGCGCTCGTCGCGATCGCCTGCTCCCGTACGAAGCCGGCCGGCACCCCGACCCCTGCGCCGGGCGCTGCGGCGCCCACCGTGGCCGCCGCCGGCGCACCGGGCGCGCCACCGCGCCGCCGTGTGCCGCCGAATCCGCTGCAGCAGGACACCGTGCGCCGCGCCACCGTGGACTCGATCATGGCCACCATCGCCGGACGGGAGAACGAGCCGGCGGGGCGCGTGTTCCGCAACGTGACGGTGCTCAAGGACATGACGGCGGGCGAGTTCCTGCGCACGATGGACACGCAGTACGGGCGCGGACTGGGATGGACCTGCGCCAACTGTCACGTGGTGGGCAAGTTCGATGACGACTCGAAGAAGAACAAGCGCATCGCACGCCAGATGCAGGTGATGCAGGACTACGTGAACGGCACCTCGCTGGCGAGCGTGAAGGAGCTGGATGCCGAGTACGACAAGGCGACGTGCGTGATGTGCCATCGGGGCTCGAGTGAGCCGAAGGGCACGATGCCGGTGCCGCCCCTCCCGCCCGCGCCGTCAACGCCGCCCGGCACCTGA
- a CDS encoding nuclear transport factor 2 family protein — protein sequence MSPPIDAIRARRAASNAAIAARDPDATAAIMHPDVIVSVAGGPVLRGRQHSRDAFAQQFADRSFRGYVREPATITIDAPPGQAGTRRGDGLHATETGRWRGSWLRGIARTEMRGTYVAQWCQVHDTWLVESEVFVEMPDGHGGVSRDQG from the coding sequence ATGTCTCCGCCAATCGACGCGATCCGGGCGCGCCGCGCCGCCTCGAACGCCGCCATCGCCGCCCGCGATCCCGACGCGACGGCGGCCATCATGCACCCCGACGTCATCGTGTCGGTGGCCGGTGGCCCCGTGCTGCGCGGACGGCAGCACTCACGCGATGCCTTCGCCCAGCAGTTCGCCGACCGGAGCTTCCGCGGCTACGTACGCGAGCCCGCGACCATCACGATCGATGCTCCGCCAGGGCAGGCCGGCACGCGGCGCGGCGACGGGTTGCACGCCACCGAAACCGGGCGCTGGCGCGGGAGCTGGCTGCGTGGCATTGCCCGCACCGAGATGCGCGGCACATACGTGGCGCAGTGGTGCCAGGTGCACGACACCTGGCTGGTCGAATCCGAAGTCTTCGTGGAAATGCCGGACGGACATGGCGGGGTGTCCCGGGATCAGGGGTGA
- a CDS encoding response regulator transcription factor, with protein MKCFVVEDSMAMRLEITGRLAQLPGLDVIGFASTCDAAVAAITTLLPDLVTLDIRLEQGTGLEVLSAIRRRLPGLTIIVLTNNADPMYRARVLADGADFFFDKSSEFEAAIALCAQLGGRAPSAGGAAPCRLTS; from the coding sequence ATGAAGTGTTTCGTCGTGGAAGACTCGATGGCCATGCGGCTCGAGATCACGGGGCGGCTGGCGCAACTGCCGGGCCTGGACGTGATCGGGTTCGCCAGCACCTGTGACGCGGCCGTGGCCGCGATCACCACGCTGCTGCCGGACCTCGTCACCCTCGACATCCGCCTGGAGCAGGGCACCGGTCTCGAGGTGCTGTCGGCGATCCGCCGGCGACTGCCCGGGCTGACCATCATCGTGCTCACCAACAATGCAGACCCCATGTACCGGGCGCGCGTCCTTGCGGACGGCGCTGATTTCTTCTTCGACAAGTCGTCGGAGTTCGAGGCGGCCATTGCACTCTGCGCGCAGCTGGGCGGCAGGGCACCATCAGCCGGAGGCGCCGCGCCATGCCGATTGACCAGCTGA
- a CDS encoding response regulator transcription factor, which produces MIRVALADDHAMLRQGLGALLSAQHGIAVAGEAGTADELFALLRAVAVDVLVLDVSMPGPGLSAVLAALRADHPAVRTIVLSMYPEEQYAARALKSGAMGYLTKDRSPEHLVAAVRKVAAGGRYVTATLAEHLAAGLGGAGERAPHEALSEREFAVLQGIGAGRSMKELSAALGISPKTASTYRVRVLEKLGATSNAELVRYALRHGLVDG; this is translated from the coding sequence GTGATCCGCGTCGCGCTGGCCGATGACCACGCCATGCTGCGCCAGGGCCTGGGCGCCCTGCTCTCGGCGCAGCACGGCATCGCCGTGGCGGGCGAGGCGGGGACGGCCGACGAGCTGTTCGCGCTGCTGCGCGCCGTGGCGGTGGACGTGCTGGTGCTGGACGTGTCGATGCCCGGGCCGGGGCTGAGCGCGGTGCTCGCCGCGCTGCGGGCGGACCACCCGGCGGTGCGCACGATCGTGCTGAGCATGTATCCCGAGGAGCAATACGCCGCGCGGGCGCTGAAGAGTGGCGCGATGGGGTACCTGACGAAGGACCGTTCGCCGGAGCACCTGGTGGCGGCGGTGCGGAAGGTGGCGGCGGGGGGACGGTACGTGACCGCGACGCTGGCCGAGCACCTGGCGGCGGGGCTGGGCGGGGCGGGGGAGCGCGCGCCGCACGAGGCGCTGTCGGAGCGGGAGTTCGCGGTGCTGCAGGGCATCGGGGCCGGCCGGAGCATGAAGGAACTCTCGGCCGCCCTCGGCATCAGCCCCAAGACGGCCAGCACCTACCGCGTGCGGGTACTGGAGAAGCTCGGGGCCACGAGCAACGCGGAGCTGGTGCGGTACGCACTCCGGCACGGGCTGGTGGACGGGTGA
- a CDS encoding PAS domain S-box protein, with the protein MTGAPPPRADAGPQRMAMDEEPAAILERVTDAFLALDADWCVTWVNAKAATTFGSVGREMLGRNIWDHLGATTSQPFRAACEQVMRSQEPVIIEDFYRPHDRWYEDRIFPSRSGLSIFFSDITDRKRAEAALNLSEARFRVLVEQGADVVFMLDREGRITWCSPSVQRVLGYTAAEVTGRIGGLLVHPDDRRQAQAAFHDAMTRPGRSANVEFRVQHRDGSLRSIIGYGVNRFDDPTFGAFVGSWHDVTERREAERVLVSAADQLRRLTQRLQLVREEEQAHLSRELHDRLGQPLTMLRLGLTRVSGQLAAYAADLVPQAEAMLAEVDAAIHATRQISADLRPPLLDDFGLAAALEWAGQRFSARTGLPCRLQVDECDLAPEVARALYAITQEALTNVVRHARARTVTLRLVRQPAGVQLDVTDDGVGIPWAATGGESGGLGLLGMRERAAAVGASVVVYPGAAGGTTVSIRLPAAVAP; encoded by the coding sequence ATGACCGGTGCGCCGCCACCGCGTGCCGATGCTGGCCCGCAACGCATGGCCATGGACGAGGAGCCGGCCGCGATCCTCGAGCGCGTGACCGATGCGTTCCTCGCGCTCGATGCCGACTGGTGCGTGACGTGGGTGAACGCGAAGGCCGCCACGACGTTCGGCAGCGTGGGTCGCGAGATGCTGGGCCGCAACATCTGGGACCACCTCGGCGCCACCACCAGCCAGCCGTTCCGCGCCGCCTGCGAACAGGTGATGCGCAGCCAGGAGCCCGTCATCATCGAGGACTTCTACCGGCCGCACGACCGCTGGTACGAGGACCGGATCTTCCCGTCGCGGAGCGGCCTCTCGATCTTCTTCTCCGACATCACCGACCGCAAGCGCGCCGAGGCGGCGCTGAACCTGAGCGAGGCGCGCTTCCGCGTGCTGGTGGAGCAGGGCGCCGACGTGGTGTTCATGCTCGACCGCGAGGGGCGCATCACGTGGTGCAGTCCGTCGGTGCAGCGGGTGCTGGGCTACACGGCGGCGGAGGTCACGGGGCGGATCGGCGGGCTGCTGGTGCACCCCGATGACCGACGGCAGGCGCAGGCGGCGTTCCACGACGCCATGACGCGGCCGGGTCGCAGCGCCAACGTGGAGTTCCGCGTGCAGCACCGGGACGGCAGCCTGCGCTCGATCATCGGCTACGGCGTGAACCGCTTCGACGACCCGACGTTCGGGGCCTTCGTCGGGAGCTGGCACGACGTGACCGAGCGGCGCGAGGCCGAGCGGGTGCTGGTGAGCGCGGCGGACCAGCTGCGCCGGCTCACGCAGCGCCTCCAGCTGGTGCGCGAGGAGGAGCAGGCGCACCTCTCGCGCGAGCTGCACGACCGGCTGGGGCAGCCGCTGACGATGCTGCGCCTGGGGCTCACGCGCGTGAGCGGCCAGCTCGCGGCGTATGCCGCGGACCTGGTCCCGCAGGCGGAGGCGATGCTGGCCGAGGTGGATGCGGCGATCCATGCCACGCGCCAGATCTCCGCCGACCTGCGCCCGCCGCTGCTGGACGACTTCGGCCTCGCGGCCGCGCTGGAGTGGGCCGGCCAGCGCTTCAGTGCCCGCACTGGCCTGCCGTGCCGCCTGCAGGTGGACGAGTGCGACCTGGCCCCCGAGGTCGCGCGCGCGCTCTACGCCATCACGCAGGAGGCGCTCACGAACGTGGTGCGCCATGCCCGGGCGCGCACGGTGACGCTGCGACTGGTGCGGCAGCCCGCCGGCGTGCAGCTCGACGTGACGGATGACGGTGTGGGCATCCCGTGGGCGGCCACCGGAGGGGAGAGCGGCGGGCTTGGCCTGCTGGGCATGCGCGAGCGGGCCGCGGCGGTGGGGGCGTCGGTGGTGGTGTATCCAGGGGCCGCGGGTGGCACCACGGTGTCGATCCGCCTGCCGGCCGCGGTGGCCCCGTGA
- a CDS encoding TonB-dependent receptor, whose translation MRNHATAAMAALAFTVGTAGAQQTTDSTRSDTASRGRALEGVLVRAVRANGSAPIAQTTIDSRTIGRRSYGQDVPMMLLGTTPSLTAHSESGTNWGYSYLRLRGMDQSRINLSIDGIPLNDPEDQVFYFANFADLASSVQSVQVQRGTGTSGTGTASFAGSVNFETKPVLGLPRMAAAEVQLGSFGARRVMLEASSGAMPGGLAASVRLSALRTSSYRRHAGVEGLSGLAQVAWLGRRDVVKLMVLGGRLRDTLSYLAVPLPDLARDRRINPLTPEEQDRFSQHLVALSHTRQLGEGLQYASTLYRVGARGNYDVRFDTATVANFGLDFGWYGLTSAVTLERRGLRVHAGLNANTYARDHFAYYGNARVTPDYVNTGEKRDASLFTKVALTRGALTWFADLQLRRALMRYVPSPGAGFGASEPSVAWSFLNPKAGVTWRVTPGAELFTSVGRTTREPTRSDLLAGSDDVDAAALADLGGLRSVQPERVTDTELGVRLRGRTAQLEVNLFHMAFRNEIARIGALSPLGAELRSNVGASVRQGVEFDLRLRPVAGVEVTTAGAVSRNRIREFLDRTPSSAVVRRDVPPLLTPAVSGTQRLDWQPARWLQLGAEARYQGASHLRNDGDLALRLPAYWLFDALLRVPFGSNDFSVRGTNLANSRKFGSGYAVDGVPHYFVLTPRSVFVTVRMATP comes from the coding sequence ATGAGGAACCACGCCACCGCGGCCATGGCCGCGCTCGCGTTCACCGTCGGCACCGCCGGCGCCCAGCAGACAACCGACAGCACCCGCAGCGACACGGCGTCCCGGGGACGCGCGCTCGAGGGCGTGCTCGTGCGCGCCGTGCGCGCGAACGGCAGCGCGCCGATCGCGCAGACCACCATCGACAGCCGCACGATCGGGCGCCGCAGCTACGGCCAGGACGTGCCGATGATGCTGCTCGGCACCACCCCGTCGCTCACGGCCCACTCGGAGTCGGGCACGAACTGGGGCTACAGCTACCTGCGGCTGCGCGGCATGGACCAGTCGCGCATCAACCTCTCGATCGACGGCATCCCGCTCAACGATCCCGAGGACCAGGTGTTCTACTTCGCGAACTTCGCCGACCTGGCCAGCAGCGTGCAGTCGGTGCAGGTGCAGCGCGGCACCGGCACGAGCGGCACCGGCACGGCCTCATTCGCCGGCTCGGTGAACTTCGAGACGAAGCCGGTGCTCGGACTGCCGCGGATGGCAGCGGCCGAGGTGCAGCTCGGCTCCTTCGGCGCGCGGCGCGTGATGCTGGAGGCCAGCAGCGGTGCGATGCCAGGCGGGCTCGCCGCGTCGGTGCGGCTCTCCGCGCTCCGCACCAGCAGCTACCGGCGGCACGCCGGCGTGGAGGGGCTGTCGGGGCTGGCGCAGGTGGCATGGCTGGGTCGGCGTGACGTGGTGAAGCTGATGGTGCTCGGCGGCCGGCTGCGTGACACGCTCAGCTACCTCGCGGTGCCGCTGCCGGACCTCGCGCGCGACCGTCGCATCAATCCCCTCACGCCGGAGGAGCAGGACCGCTTCTCCCAGCACCTGGTGGCACTCTCGCACACGCGGCAGCTGGGTGAGGGCCTGCAGTACGCCTCGACGCTCTACCGCGTGGGCGCGCGGGGCAACTACGACGTGCGGTTCGACACGGCGACGGTCGCGAACTTCGGCCTCGACTTCGGCTGGTATGGCCTGACGAGTGCCGTCACGCTCGAGCGGCGCGGCCTGCGCGTGCACGCGGGGCTGAATGCGAACACCTACGCCCGCGACCACTTCGCGTACTATGGCAACGCCCGCGTCACGCCCGACTACGTCAACACCGGGGAGAAGCGCGACGCCAGCCTGTTCACCAAGGTGGCGCTCACGCGCGGTGCGCTCACCTGGTTCGCGGACCTGCAGCTCCGCCGGGCCCTGATGCGTTACGTGCCGTCGCCTGGCGCGGGCTTCGGTGCGTCCGAGCCGTCGGTGGCGTGGAGCTTCCTCAACCCGAAGGCCGGCGTGACCTGGCGCGTCACGCCGGGCGCCGAGCTGTTCACGTCGGTGGGGCGCACCACGCGCGAGCCGACCCGCTCCGACCTGCTGGCCGGGAGCGACGATGTCGACGCCGCGGCGCTGGCGGACCTCGGGGGGCTGCGCTCCGTGCAGCCGGAACGCGTGACCGACACCGAGCTCGGGGTGCGGCTTCGCGGACGCACCGCGCAGCTCGAGGTGAACCTGTTCCACATGGCGTTCCGCAACGAGATCGCGCGGATCGGCGCCCTCTCGCCGCTGGGCGCGGAGCTGCGCAGCAACGTCGGCGCCAGCGTCCGGCAGGGCGTCGAGTTCGACCTGCGGTTGCGGCCCGTCGCCGGCGTGGAGGTCACCACGGCGGGGGCCGTGAGCCGCAACCGCATCCGCGAGTTCCTCGACCGGACCCCGTCGTCGGCGGTGGTGCGACGCGACGTGCCGCCGCTCCTCACGCCGGCGGTCTCGGGCACCCAGCGCCTGGACTGGCAGCCCGCGCGGTGGCTGCAGCTTGGCGCCGAGGCGCGGTACCAGGGCGCGAGTCACCTGCGGAACGACGGTGACCTGGCGCTCCGGCTGCCCGCGTACTGGCTGTTCGACGCGCTGCTGCGGGTGCCGTTCGGATCAAACGACTTCAGTGTCCGTGGTACGAACCTTGCCAACTCGCGGAAGTTCGGCAGCGGGTACGCGGTGGACGGGGTGCCGCATTACTTCGTGCTCACGCCGCGGTCGGTCTTCGTGACGGTGCGGATGGCCACGCCGTGA
- a CDS encoding peptidase dimerization domain-containing protein — protein sequence MRPLRPLVLTLLLAAGPLAAQDTPTERAVARDVLQKMAVLQRTVDVAGWTTRLAAPDAARDRVAARAKALMDSELLAMGDDITRHPEIGFKEDRSVKILTDWLTAHDFEVTMNAGGFSTAFVARSRRTTGGPAMGIVVEYDALRGTQGDYHGDQHSTQGPVGLAAAQALVEWLVATKTPGQVVVIGTPAEEMMPPPAKTVMHAAHVFDGLDVVVRSHSSMATQRAGAGFGSCCLNIDGVKYTFTGAPAHQMTPWDGRNALTAVRHLFNSVDALRGSMRPEARMQGIITEGGKAPNVVPDRAVADFYIRYPDAVYLAQMRQLIDDAARGAALATGTRVQIETYGSMRDGISLGTLNEAAFVHVKRYGGGKVQVEPGKPQGWEETGSVSSAVPGVGLSAWTSNGGYHTYEMLEDALGPVGHAGFTVDAQAMAALLYDFASKPAFRAAVKQEFEGLKGLYEEYQGALKAAYTLPVVRDPK from the coding sequence ATGCGCCCGCTTCGTCCCCTCGTCCTGACCCTGCTGCTGGCCGCCGGCCCGCTGGCGGCGCAGGACACGCCCACCGAGCGTGCCGTCGCGCGCGACGTGCTGCAGAAGATGGCTGTCCTCCAGCGCACCGTGGACGTTGCCGGCTGGACCACGCGACTGGCCGCCCCCGATGCGGCCCGCGACCGCGTGGCGGCGCGTGCGAAGGCCCTCATGGACAGCGAGCTGCTCGCGATGGGTGACGACATCACCCGCCACCCCGAGATCGGCTTCAAGGAGGACCGGTCGGTGAAGATCCTCACCGACTGGCTCACGGCGCACGACTTCGAGGTGACGATGAACGCCGGCGGCTTCAGCACCGCGTTCGTCGCACGCAGCCGTCGCACCACCGGCGGCCCGGCCATGGGCATCGTGGTGGAGTACGACGCGCTCCGCGGCACGCAGGGCGACTATCACGGCGACCAGCACAGCACGCAGGGCCCCGTCGGCCTCGCCGCGGCACAGGCACTGGTGGAGTGGCTGGTCGCGACGAAGACGCCGGGTCAGGTGGTCGTGATCGGCACGCCGGCCGAGGAGATGATGCCGCCGCCGGCGAAGACCGTGATGCACGCCGCCCACGTGTTCGACGGCCTGGACGTGGTGGTGCGCAGTCACTCGAGCATGGCGACGCAACGTGCCGGCGCCGGCTTCGGCAGCTGCTGCCTGAACATCGACGGCGTGAAGTACACCTTCACCGGCGCCCCCGCGCACCAGATGACGCCGTGGGACGGCCGCAACGCACTCACGGCGGTGCGCCACCTGTTCAACAGCGTCGACGCGCTGCGCGGCAGCATGCGCCCCGAGGCCCGCATGCAGGGCATCATCACCGAGGGGGGCAAGGCGCCGAACGTCGTCCCCGACCGCGCCGTCGCCGACTTCTACATCCGCTATCCCGATGCGGTGTACCTGGCCCAGATGCGCCAGCTCATCGACGACGCCGCACGGGGCGCCGCCCTCGCGACCGGCACCCGCGTGCAGATCGAGACCTATGGCTCCATGCGCGATGGCATCAGCCTCGGCACGCTGAACGAGGCGGCCTTCGTGCACGTGAAGCGCTACGGCGGCGGCAAGGTGCAGGTGGAGCCCGGCAAGCCGCAGGGCTGGGAGGAGACCGGCAGCGTGTCGAGCGCGGTTCCAGGCGTCGGCCTCAGCGCCTGGACCTCCAACGGCGGCTACCACACCTACGAGATGCTGGAGGACGCCCTCGGTCCCGTCGGCCACGCCGGCTTCACCGTCGACGCACAGGCCATGGCGGCACTGCTCTACGACTTCGCCAGCAAGCCCGCCTTCCGCGCCGCGGTGAAGCAGGAATTCGAGGGCCTGAAGGGGCTCTACGAGGAGTACCAGGGCGCCCTCAAGGCCGCCTACACCCTGCCCGTCGTCCGCGATCCCAAGTAG
- a CDS encoding sugar phosphate isomerase/epimerase — translation MDRRQFMLTSAAAAAAGSLSRLDGHLVPAPTRLRNVGLGLFSVPKMLEADFRGTIAMLAGMGYREVELFGPYAFSEQAAIDAWAKIIPQVGFAGSGFFGMTGRQVRAILDEHHMKAPSAHTDWFTLQRGMGRLAEAAHDVGYEYVVLPSIPDELRQDLDAYRRMADAMNAVGAEAKRNGLKFAYHNHGYGLTPMDGQVPLQLLLERTDPSLVYLEMDVYWTAAGGADPVELLRAHPGRYTMLHLKDMKERKRFRGNGGNSGEWVELFPYMTTAGDGVLDLRSIVAQARRSGVAHYFVEQDVVANPDVALKRSYDFIAGL, via the coding sequence ATGGATCGCCGTCAGTTCATGCTCACTTCTGCTGCGGCCGCCGCCGCCGGCAGCCTCTCCCGCCTCGACGGACACCTCGTTCCGGCGCCGACGCGCCTGCGCAACGTCGGGCTGGGGCTGTTCTCGGTGCCGAAAATGCTGGAAGCCGACTTCCGCGGCACCATCGCCATGCTGGCAGGCATGGGCTACCGCGAGGTGGAGCTGTTCGGACCGTACGCGTTCAGCGAACAGGCGGCCATCGACGCCTGGGCGAAGATCATCCCGCAGGTCGGGTTCGCGGGGAGCGGCTTCTTCGGGATGACGGGGCGCCAGGTGCGCGCCATCCTCGACGAGCACCACATGAAGGCCCCCTCCGCGCACACGGACTGGTTCACGCTGCAGCGCGGCATGGGCCGGCTGGCGGAGGCGGCGCACGACGTGGGGTACGAGTACGTCGTGCTGCCGTCCATCCCCGACGAGCTGCGTCAGGACCTGGATGCGTACCGGCGCATGGCCGACGCGATGAACGCCGTCGGCGCGGAGGCGAAGCGGAACGGGCTCAAGTTCGCCTATCACAACCACGGCTACGGCCTGACGCCGATGGACGGGCAGGTGCCGCTGCAGCTCCTGTTGGAGCGCACCGACCCGTCGCTGGTGTACCTGGAGATGGACGTGTACTGGACCGCGGCCGGTGGCGCCGACCCGGTGGAGCTGCTGCGCGCGCACCCGGGCCGCTACACGATGCTGCACCTGAAGGACATGAAGGAGCGGAAGCGCTTCCGCGGCAACGGCGGCAATTCGGGCGAGTGGGTGGAGCTGTTCCCGTACATGACCACCGCGGGCGACGGGGTGCTCGACCTCCGCTCGATCGTGGCGCAGGCGCGGCGCTCGGGCGTCGCGCACTACTTCGTGGAGCAGGATGTCGTCGCCAACCCCGATGTCGCGCTCAAGCGCAGCTACGACTTCATCGCTGGGCTCTGA